The following proteins are encoded in a genomic region of Burkholderia cepacia:
- a CDS encoding OmpA family protein, with amino-acid sequence MNHSFPVSMGRLCVGSALLLCMLLGGCKTPPPLHRGLTQTQVTALKSAGFQETGQGFEFGSTGPILFDFDRYNLKPDVRRIVERIGRTLRSAGINGVRVYGYSDDDGKDKYDLELSRRRAEVVAIELVDVGMDAKQIAIVGRGKLDPVGDNKTPAGRAQNRRAAIVVSPR; translated from the coding sequence ATGAACCACTCGTTTCCTGTGAGCATGGGGCGGCTATGCGTGGGAAGCGCATTGCTGCTGTGCATGCTGCTGGGGGGCTGCAAGACGCCGCCGCCGCTTCATCGCGGGCTGACGCAGACGCAGGTCACGGCGCTGAAGTCGGCCGGGTTCCAGGAGACTGGACAGGGGTTCGAGTTCGGGTCGACCGGGCCGATTCTGTTTGATTTCGACCGGTACAACCTCAAGCCGGATGTGCGGCGGATCGTCGAGCGGATCGGGCGGACGTTGAGGTCGGCGGGGATCAATGGCGTGCGGGTTTATGGGTACTCGGATGACGACGGGAAGGACAAATACGATCTCGAGTTGTCGAGGCGGCGGGCGGAGGTGGTGGCGATCGAGCTTGTCGATGTCGGAATGGACGCGAAGCAGATCGCGATCGTCGGGAGAGGGAAACTCGATCCGGTAGGGGATAACAAGACGCCGGCGGGGCGGGCGCAGAATCGGCGGGCGGCGATCGTGGTTTCGCCGAGGTAA
- a CDS encoding diguanylate cyclase domain-containing protein, translating into MTRSALPVSASRMPRPTLQSVLRRAHLRLAFVAVAMAAVSLIVVAVIALRAYAGNNLNLLARSLGYTVEAALVFGDRVAANEAIGLIAGDEDVDQVVVTDSKGQPFATWQLPAGNGIARLERAVADAALPGPVTVPVTHDGIVVGHVVVRGRGHQFFGFLLGGVGGILGCLAVSVLGAYVSSKRLLRNIVSPLRALAGVAHAVRRERAFARRVEPVAIAELNQLGDDFNALLDEFEDWQNTLRDENASLEHKATHDALTGLPNRVQFESRLALALCDATLTGQRVGVLYLDCDRFKEINDCLGHDAGDAVLIGIASRLRTQVREADLVARLGGDEFAVMLAAVPEAGSVCRIADEILSGMAPSIELSDGRVVATMMSAGVALYPDHASDASGLLRAADAAMYRAKRARPGSWQLAESAFRSA; encoded by the coding sequence ATGACACGGTCCGCGCTCCCCGTTTCCGCCTCGCGCATGCCGCGCCCGACGCTGCAAAGCGTGTTGCGTCGCGCGCACCTGCGCCTTGCGTTCGTCGCGGTGGCGATGGCGGCCGTGTCGTTGATCGTCGTCGCCGTGATCGCGTTGCGTGCGTATGCGGGCAACAACCTGAACCTGCTGGCGCGCTCGCTCGGTTATACGGTCGAGGCGGCGCTCGTGTTCGGCGACCGCGTCGCGGCGAACGAGGCGATCGGATTGATCGCCGGCGACGAGGATGTTGATCAGGTGGTCGTCACGGACAGCAAGGGGCAACCGTTCGCGACGTGGCAGCTGCCCGCCGGAAACGGGATCGCGCGACTCGAACGTGCCGTCGCCGACGCGGCGCTGCCCGGGCCCGTGACCGTGCCGGTGACGCACGACGGCATCGTCGTCGGACACGTTGTCGTGCGCGGGCGCGGCCACCAGTTCTTCGGCTTCCTGCTGGGTGGCGTCGGCGGCATTCTCGGCTGCCTGGCCGTCAGCGTGCTCGGCGCGTATGTGAGCTCCAAGCGTCTGCTGCGCAATATCGTTTCGCCGCTGCGCGCGCTGGCAGGCGTGGCGCACGCGGTGCGTCGCGAGCGTGCGTTCGCGCGACGCGTCGAGCCGGTGGCGATCGCCGAACTGAACCAGCTCGGCGATGACTTCAATGCATTGCTCGACGAATTCGAAGACTGGCAGAACACGTTGCGCGACGAGAACGCGTCGCTCGAACACAAGGCGACGCACGATGCGCTCACGGGATTGCCCAACCGCGTGCAGTTCGAGTCGCGTCTGGCGCTTGCGCTTTGCGACGCCACTCTGACGGGGCAGCGGGTCGGCGTCCTGTATCTCGACTGCGACCGCTTCAAGGAGATCAACGATTGTCTCGGCCACGACGCCGGCGACGCGGTGCTGATCGGCATCGCGTCGCGGCTGCGCACGCAGGTGCGCGAGGCCGATCTCGTCGCGCGCCTGGGCGGCGACGAATTTGCGGTGATGCTGGCGGCGGTGCCTGAGGCGGGCAGCGTGTGCCGGATCGCCGACGAGATTTTGTCCGGCATGGCGCCGTCGATCGAGCTGTCCGACGGCCGCGTGGTGGCCACCATGATGAGTGCCGGCGTTGCGCTGTATCCCGATCACGCATCGGACGCGAGCGGCTTGCTGCGCGCGGCGGATGCCGCGATGTACCGCGCCAAGCGCGCGCGGCCGGGCTCGTGGCAATTGGCGGAGAGCGCGTTCCGGTCGGCTTGA
- a CDS encoding high-affinity branched-chain amino acid ABC transporter permease LivM, with protein sequence MSQVISVRRPAADASIGQALKNAVAAAFLTAILTIPVLGLQLKLDGYQVVLTPHWRPVWIAVAAVFLFQLFKPWLVRAKAAVKLPALPAMGAQQQRVIIWVMLAIGFVWPFFGSRGAVDVATLALIYVILGLGLNIVVGFAGLLDLGYVGFYAVGGYTYAMLNQYFGLSFWECLPIAAIAAATFGFLLGFPVLRLRGDYLAIVTLGFGEIIRLLANNLTSLTGGPDGISSIPKPTVFGFEMARSASVEGAKTFHELIGLEYSGEHMVIFLYLIALVLVGFTLFVTSRLIRMPMGRAWEALRDDEIACRSLGLNPTRIKLSAFTLGAAFAGIGGAFFAARQGLVNPESFTFIESALILAIVVLGGMGSQLGVILAAILLTVLPEVARGFAEYRMLIFGLVMVLMMMWRPQGLLPASRPHVELPQ encoded by the coding sequence ATGAGTCAAGTCATTTCCGTTCGCCGCCCGGCCGCCGACGCTTCGATCGGCCAGGCGCTGAAAAATGCCGTGGCCGCCGCGTTCCTGACGGCGATCCTCACGATTCCGGTGCTCGGCCTGCAGTTGAAGCTCGACGGTTATCAGGTCGTGCTGACGCCGCACTGGCGGCCGGTGTGGATCGCGGTCGCGGCCGTGTTCCTGTTCCAGTTGTTCAAGCCGTGGCTCGTGCGCGCGAAAGCGGCCGTGAAGCTGCCGGCGCTGCCCGCGATGGGCGCGCAGCAGCAGCGCGTGATCATCTGGGTGATGCTCGCGATCGGGTTCGTGTGGCCGTTCTTCGGTTCGCGCGGCGCGGTGGACGTCGCAACGCTCGCGCTGATCTACGTGATCCTCGGCCTCGGGCTGAACATCGTGGTCGGTTTCGCGGGCCTGCTCGATCTCGGCTATGTCGGGTTCTACGCGGTCGGCGGCTATACGTACGCGATGCTGAACCAGTATTTCGGGCTGTCGTTCTGGGAATGCCTGCCGATCGCGGCGATCGCCGCGGCGACGTTCGGCTTTCTGCTCGGCTTCCCGGTGCTGCGCCTGCGCGGCGACTATCTCGCGATCGTCACGCTCGGCTTCGGCGAAATCATCCGCCTGCTCGCGAACAACCTGACGAGCCTCACCGGCGGCCCGGACGGCATCTCGAGCATTCCGAAGCCGACGGTGTTCGGCTTCGAGATGGCGCGCTCGGCGAGCGTCGAAGGTGCGAAGACCTTCCATGAACTGATCGGGCTGGAATACAGCGGCGAGCACATGGTGATCTTCCTGTACCTGATCGCGCTGGTGCTGGTCGGCTTCACGCTGTTCGTGACGAGCCGGCTGATCCGCATGCCGATGGGCCGCGCGTGGGAAGCGCTGCGCGACGACGAGATCGCATGCCGTTCGCTCGGCCTGAACCCGACGCGCATCAAGCTGTCGGCGTTCACGCTCGGCGCGGCGTTCGCCGGTATCGGCGGCGCGTTCTTCGCGGCGCGTCAGGGCCTCGTGAATCCTGAATCGTTCACCTTCATCGAATCGGCGCTGATCCTCGCGATCGTCGTGCTCGGCGGGATGGGCTCGCAGCTCGGCGTGATTCTCGCGGCGATCCTGCTGACCGTGCTGCCGGAAGTCGCGCGCGGCTTCGCCGAGTACCGGATGCTGATCTTCGGTCTCGTGATGGTGTTGATGATGATGTGGCGTCCGCAGGGCCTGCTGCCCGCGAGCCGTCCCCACGTGGAGCTGCCGCAATGA
- the livH gene encoding high-affinity branched-chain amino acid ABC transporter permease LivH: MTDFFPQFAQQLVNGLTLGAIYALIAIGYSMVYGIIGMINFAHGEIYMIGAYVGLVTLTAIGISAGYPLPLVLGAALIVSVIVTGLYGFAVERVAYRPLRGGPRLVPLISAIGMSIFLQNYVQIGQGARDVSVPVLISGAFDIHLGGDFDVTIPYSRLMIVCVTLVLMIALTLFISHSRMGRACRACAEDMKMANLLGIDTNRVISFTFVLGAMLAAVGGVLIGLTIGKLNPYIGFVAGIKAFTAAVLGGIGSIPGAMLGGVLLGLAETFAAGYMPAEYKDVVAFGLLVLILLFRPTGLLGKSDIEKV, encoded by the coding sequence ATGACTGACTTCTTTCCGCAATTCGCCCAGCAGCTGGTCAACGGCCTGACGCTGGGTGCGATCTATGCGCTGATCGCCATCGGCTATTCGATGGTCTACGGCATCATCGGCATGATCAACTTCGCCCACGGCGAGATCTACATGATCGGCGCGTACGTGGGCCTCGTGACCCTCACCGCCATCGGCATCTCCGCCGGCTATCCGCTGCCGCTCGTGCTCGGCGCCGCGCTGATCGTGTCGGTGATCGTCACCGGCCTGTACGGCTTCGCGGTCGAGCGCGTCGCGTATCGACCGCTGCGCGGCGGCCCGCGCCTCGTGCCGCTGATCTCCGCGATCGGCATGTCGATCTTCCTGCAGAACTACGTGCAGATCGGCCAGGGCGCGCGCGACGTGTCCGTGCCCGTGCTGATCTCCGGCGCGTTCGACATCCATCTCGGCGGCGACTTCGACGTGACCATCCCGTATTCGCGCCTGATGATCGTCTGCGTGACGCTCGTGCTGATGATCGCGCTCACGCTGTTCATCTCGCATTCGCGGATGGGCCGCGCGTGCCGCGCGTGCGCCGAGGACATGAAGATGGCGAACCTGCTCGGCATCGACACGAACCGCGTGATCTCGTTCACGTTCGTGCTCGGCGCGATGCTGGCGGCCGTCGGCGGCGTGCTGATCGGGCTGACGATCGGCAAGCTGAATCCGTATATCGGCTTCGTCGCGGGCATCAAGGCGTTCACCGCCGCGGTGCTCGGCGGGATCGGCAGCATCCCGGGCGCGATGCTCGGCGGCGTGCTGCTCGGCCTCGCCGAAACCTTCGCCGCGGGTTACATGCCGGCCGAGTACAAGGACGTCGTCGCGTTCGGCCTGCTCGTGCTGATCCTGCTCTTCCGCCCGACCGGCCTGCTCGGCAAGTCGGACATCGAAAAGGTCTGA
- a CDS encoding YfiR family protein: MDAKVCASTVSLATAATPAAAAAIAARTVCGRLGRTASLRHALFAIVCALGAAPAVLAGAPANPDDPVDTVQIAAAASPANPSVSSHDTTVRQVVLGIISFTRWPTTPVRLHLCVTGRPDYARGLTDTLEAGSTLVDVQRVSPDDPALGMACDAVYLGTLSNDERARVRAVVAGHPVLTISEHDPSCTAGGMFCLNVDGDRVSFDINLDAVARSGVRVHPNVLNLARRPVTP, encoded by the coding sequence ATGGATGCGAAAGTGTGCGCGTCGACTGTCAGTCTCGCGACTGCAGCGACGCCAGCGGCCGCGGCGGCCATCGCCGCGCGCACGGTGTGCGGCCGTCTTGGCCGAACCGCTTCGCTGCGCCACGCGTTGTTCGCAATCGTTTGCGCTCTGGGTGCGGCTCCCGCCGTGCTCGCCGGTGCGCCCGCCAATCCCGACGATCCGGTCGACACCGTGCAGATTGCAGCCGCCGCGAGCCCCGCGAATCCTTCCGTTTCGTCTCACGACACGACCGTGCGCCAGGTCGTGCTCGGCATCATCAGCTTCACGCGCTGGCCGACCACGCCCGTTCGCCTGCATCTGTGCGTCACGGGCCGGCCTGACTATGCGCGCGGCCTGACCGACACGCTGGAGGCCGGCTCGACGCTGGTCGACGTGCAGCGCGTGAGCCCCGACGATCCCGCGCTCGGCATGGCGTGCGACGCCGTCTACCTCGGCACGCTGAGCAACGATGAACGCGCGCGAGTGAGGGCCGTGGTGGCCGGTCATCCGGTGCTGACGATTTCGGAACACGATCCTTCCTGCACTGCGGGCGGCATGTTCTGCCTGAATGTCGACGGCGATCGCGTGTCGTTCGACATCAATCTCGATGCCGTCGCGCGCAGCGGCGTGCGCGTGCACCCGAACGTGCTCAACCTCGCCCGACGGCCGGTGACGCCATGA
- a CDS encoding LysR substrate-binding domain-containing protein gives MPRTLDVDLLRTFHAVAKLGRFKDAAAHVNRSPSSVTAQIQKLEEMVAQRLFTRNNQAVELTQYGHKLLSDTTEFLLSHDRLVESLSPQMLTGKLRLGIPDSYAAHFMAEFLPRFAADRPLLELTVEARSSEELQLLFSRGQLDITIAVVPKAPPHAELLSKTHPVWVAARTFKFNPDAPLPIAVQLQGCPYRDTALNALKKAKIAHRMLLESASSPAVEACIANGLAVGLIEHDRVSGNLTSHVAGIVLPDLPPHLITILTDDSNRAALHLRDVLKSTFRIG, from the coding sequence ATGCCGCGCACCCTGGACGTCGACCTGTTGCGAACCTTCCACGCCGTCGCGAAGCTCGGCCGCTTCAAGGATGCGGCCGCCCATGTGAACCGCAGCCCGTCATCGGTCACCGCGCAGATTCAGAAGCTGGAGGAAATGGTCGCGCAGCGCCTGTTTACGCGAAACAACCAGGCGGTCGAACTCACGCAGTACGGCCACAAGCTGCTGAGCGACACCACCGAGTTCCTGCTGAGTCACGACCGGCTCGTCGAATCGCTGTCGCCGCAAATGCTGACCGGCAAGCTGCGGCTCGGCATCCCCGATTCCTACGCGGCGCACTTCATGGCGGAATTCCTGCCGCGTTTCGCCGCCGATCGCCCGTTGCTCGAACTGACCGTCGAAGCACGTTCCAGCGAGGAACTGCAGCTGCTGTTCTCGCGCGGCCAGCTCGACATCACGATCGCCGTCGTGCCGAAAGCGCCGCCGCATGCCGAGCTGCTCAGCAAGACCCATCCGGTGTGGGTCGCCGCGCGCACGTTCAAGTTCAATCCCGATGCGCCGCTGCCGATCGCGGTGCAGCTGCAGGGCTGCCCGTACCGCGATACCGCGCTGAACGCGCTGAAGAAGGCGAAGATCGCGCACCGGATGCTGCTCGAAAGCGCCAGCTCGCCGGCGGTCGAAGCCTGCATCGCGAACGGCCTCGCGGTCGGCCTGATCGAGCACGATCGCGTGTCGGGCAACCTGACGAGCCACGTCGCCGGGATCGTGCTGCCCGATCTCCCGCCGCACCTCATCACCATCCTGACGGACGACAGCAATCGCGCCGCGCTGCATCTGCGCGACGTACTGAAAAGCACGTTCAGGATCGGGTAG
- the livG gene encoding high-affinity branched-chain amino acid ABC transporter ATP-binding protein LivG has product MSANTELLKVAGLQMRFGGLLAVDGIDFDVRRDEVFAIIGPNGAGKTTVFNCVGGFYKPTGGEVELDGHQIAGLPSHKIALKGLVRTFQNIRLFKSLTVVENLLVAQHRKVKAGLLHGLFATPAYRHAEKEALERAAVWLDRMGLTSVANRQAGTLSYGHQRRLEIARCMITEPRLLMLDEPAAGLNPQEKIELQHLIDKLRREFGVSVLLIEHDMSLVMGVSDRILVMEHGRPIVIGTPEAVRNDPRVIKAYLGEE; this is encoded by the coding sequence ATGAGCGCGAATACGGAACTGTTGAAGGTCGCCGGGCTGCAGATGCGCTTCGGCGGGTTGCTCGCGGTGGACGGCATCGATTTCGACGTGCGCCGCGATGAAGTGTTCGCGATCATCGGGCCGAACGGCGCGGGCAAGACCACGGTGTTCAACTGCGTCGGCGGCTTCTACAAGCCGACCGGCGGCGAGGTCGAACTCGACGGTCACCAGATCGCGGGGCTGCCGAGCCACAAGATCGCGTTGAAGGGCCTCGTGCGGACGTTCCAGAACATCCGCCTGTTCAAGTCGCTGACGGTGGTCGAGAACCTGCTCGTCGCGCAGCATCGCAAGGTGAAGGCCGGGCTGCTGCATGGCCTGTTTGCGACGCCCGCGTATCGCCACGCGGAGAAGGAGGCGCTCGAGCGCGCGGCCGTGTGGCTCGACCGGATGGGGCTGACGTCGGTCGCCAACCGCCAGGCCGGCACGCTGTCGTACGGGCACCAGCGGCGTCTGGAGATCGCGCGCTGCATGATCACCGAGCCGCGCCTGCTGATGCTCGACGAGCCGGCGGCCGGCCTCAACCCGCAGGAAAAGATCGAACTGCAGCACCTGATCGACAAGCTGCGCCGCGAGTTCGGCGTATCGGTGCTGCTGATCGAACACGACATGAGCCTCGTGATGGGCGTGTCCGACCGCATCCTCGTGATGGAGCACGGCCGGCCGATCGTGATCGGCACGCCGGAAGCGGTCCGCAACGACCCGCGCGTGATCAAGGCGTATCTGGGGGAAGAGTGA
- a CDS encoding 2OG-Fe(II) oxygenase yields MNKGNALPVFARGFDRVRLALQTSLSAGVNVEGAIDASKEPMRWTSACLRDGYQVRYRRNLDDLGYRDVPMRGTRSDSLNAVCHLRGLFSSEAVSALREIGRALERSASSSNWIISKRVRAVTNRSRFIDDMMHDRAFLMRVSRLAGAPLIPYPMVNARSQFNYYYPTDSRDDGKEQLGMWHTDGTSFVLNIVLSDRSDYEGGNFLFYESTAETFDRHDKERRHVKTANLDTAGDALLIYGSKLFHGVEPVEAGRRMSLVLSFHCPYTREDDNGFWHLASDDGIPRTIVNWLALQRALRDDAELQYHRLGLEPIRPEDLADQRLFPATF; encoded by the coding sequence ATGAACAAGGGAAATGCATTGCCGGTGTTTGCGCGAGGGTTCGATCGCGTGAGGCTCGCGTTGCAGACGTCGCTGTCCGCCGGCGTGAACGTCGAAGGCGCGATCGATGCGTCGAAGGAACCGATGCGCTGGACGAGCGCCTGCCTGCGCGACGGTTACCAGGTGCGATATCGCCGCAACCTCGACGATCTTGGCTACCGCGACGTGCCGATGCGCGGCACGCGCTCGGATTCGCTGAATGCGGTGTGCCATCTGCGCGGGCTGTTCTCCAGCGAAGCGGTGAGCGCGTTGCGCGAGATCGGCCGCGCGCTGGAGCGCAGCGCGTCGAGCAGCAACTGGATCATCTCGAAGCGCGTGCGCGCGGTGACGAACCGCTCGCGGTTCATCGACGACATGATGCACGACCGCGCATTCCTGATGAGGGTGTCGCGTCTTGCCGGCGCGCCGCTGATCCCGTATCCGATGGTCAATGCGCGGTCGCAGTTCAACTACTACTATCCGACGGACTCGCGCGACGACGGCAAGGAACAGCTCGGTATGTGGCATACCGACGGCACGAGTTTCGTGCTGAACATCGTGCTGTCGGATCGCTCCGATTACGAGGGCGGCAACTTTCTGTTCTACGAATCGACTGCGGAGACGTTCGATCGTCACGACAAGGAGCGCCGGCATGTAAAGACGGCGAATCTCGATACCGCGGGCGACGCGTTGCTCATCTACGGCAGCAAGCTGTTCCACGGTGTCGAGCCGGTCGAGGCCGGGCGCCGCATGTCGCTGGTGCTGTCGTTTCATTGTCCGTACACGCGCGAGGACGACAACGGGTTCTGGCATCTCGCGTCGGACGACGGCATTCCGCGCACGATCGTCAACTGGCTGGCGCTGCAGCGCGCCCTCAGGGACGACGCCGAACTGCAGTATCACCGTCTCGGGCTCGAACCGATCCGGCCCGAGGATCTGGCCGACCAGCGCCTGTTCCCGGCCACCTTCTGA
- a CDS encoding DMT family transporter — translation MQLFLLQLVFVLSWSSGFIGAKLGAETAGAFNLLFWRFLLVTLCLAIVLNRQLGRLTLEKIRYHAVIGFLSQFLYLTCVYIAIQHGLPPGIAAIVAALQPLITAAMTSLEGSERSGARQWAGLVVGFVGVGIVIGGQYALPAGSVGIVMYLLPLASALGLSIATIYQRRRALTAVRSNEDGLFLPLFVQGCVSLVLFAACGIFTGNLHVPTQPNVWVSVVWLTVFSTFIAYLSLWALLKRMPATRVATLVYLEPPVTLMWAAWMFGDRIEVTTYFGIVVVAIGVWLAGKHVERPARARRAEMEAAGR, via the coding sequence ATGCAGCTATTCCTGCTTCAGCTCGTTTTCGTGTTGTCGTGGAGTTCCGGTTTCATCGGCGCGAAGCTCGGCGCGGAAACGGCCGGCGCATTCAACCTGCTGTTCTGGCGGTTCCTGCTCGTCACGCTGTGCCTGGCGATCGTCCTCAACCGGCAACTCGGGCGGCTGACGCTCGAAAAAATCCGCTATCACGCGGTGATCGGCTTCCTGTCGCAGTTTCTCTATCTGACCTGCGTGTATATCGCGATTCAGCATGGCCTGCCGCCGGGCATCGCCGCGATCGTCGCGGCGCTGCAGCCGCTCATCACCGCCGCGATGACGTCGCTCGAAGGCAGCGAGCGCAGCGGGGCGCGCCAGTGGGCCGGGCTCGTCGTCGGGTTCGTCGGCGTGGGCATCGTGATCGGTGGGCAGTATGCGCTGCCGGCAGGGTCGGTCGGGATCGTCATGTACCTGCTGCCGCTGGCGTCCGCGCTGGGGCTGTCGATCGCGACGATCTATCAGCGGCGGCGTGCACTGACGGCCGTGCGCAGCAACGAGGACGGACTGTTCCTGCCGCTGTTCGTGCAAGGGTGCGTGAGCCTCGTGCTGTTCGCGGCGTGCGGGATCTTCACGGGCAACCTGCATGTGCCGACGCAGCCGAACGTATGGGTGTCGGTCGTGTGGCTGACGGTGTTCTCGACCTTCATCGCCTATCTGTCGCTGTGGGCGCTGCTCAAGCGGATGCCCGCGACGCGCGTGGCGACCCTCGTCTATCTCGAACCGCCGGTGACGCTGATGTGGGCCGCATGGATGTTCGGCGACCGGATCGAGGTGACGACCTATTTTGGCATCGTCGTCGTCGCGATCGGCGTGTGGCTGGCCGGCAAGCACGTCGAGCGGCCCGCGCGGGCGCGGCGCGCGGAGATGGAGGCGGCCGGCCGCTGA
- a CDS encoding ABC transporter ATP-binding protein, with protein sequence MLKLEQVHTHYGAVEALAGVSIEVNKGEIVTLIGSNGAGKTTLMMTVCGTPRASSGRVTFEGKDITAMSTHQIMRQGMAISPEGRRVFPSLTVLENLKMGGFFASRHEIDDGIEHVFKLFPRLKERAAQRAGTMSGGEQQMLAIGRALMSKPRLLLLDEPTLGLAPLVIAQIFDIIRTIRDEGVTVFLVEQNANKALGVADRGYVLETGRVVLADTGANLLANDRIKQAYLGG encoded by the coding sequence ATGCTGAAGCTGGAACAGGTCCATACGCACTACGGCGCGGTCGAGGCGCTCGCGGGCGTGTCGATCGAGGTGAACAAGGGCGAGATCGTCACGCTGATCGGCAGCAACGGCGCCGGCAAGACGACGCTGATGATGACCGTGTGCGGCACGCCGCGCGCCTCGTCGGGCCGCGTGACGTTCGAGGGCAAGGACATCACCGCGATGTCGACGCACCAGATCATGCGGCAGGGGATGGCGATCTCGCCGGAAGGGCGGCGCGTGTTCCCGAGCCTGACGGTACTCGAGAACCTGAAGATGGGCGGCTTCTTCGCGAGCCGTCACGAGATCGACGACGGCATCGAGCACGTGTTCAAGCTGTTTCCGCGCCTGAAGGAACGCGCGGCGCAGCGGGCCGGCACGATGTCGGGCGGCGAGCAGCAGATGCTCGCGATCGGTCGCGCGCTGATGAGCAAGCCGCGTTTGCTGCTGCTCGACGAGCCGACGCTCGGCCTCGCGCCGCTCGTGATCGCGCAGATCTTCGACATCATCCGCACGATCCGCGACGAAGGCGTCACGGTGTTCCTCGTCGAGCAGAACGCGAACAAGGCGCTCGGTGTGGCCGATCGCGGCTACGTGCTCGAAACGGGGCGCGTGGTGCTGGCGGACACGGGCGCGAACCTGCTCGCGAACGATCGCATCAAGCAGGCCTACCTCGGCGGTTGA
- a CDS encoding branched-chain amino acid ABC transporter substrate-binding protein, which produces MTLSRLTSISVAAVLFAAGAATAQAETVKIAIAGPMSGSVAQYGDMVKAGALTAIEQINAAGGAGGNKFEVVMMDDACEPKQAVAVANKIVSQKIKYVIGHVCSGSTIPASDIYENEGIVMVTPSATAPQLTEGKKRHFIFRTIGRDDQQGPAAAHYIINNVKPKKVAVLHDKQSYGQGIASSVKKDLEAAKIPVVLFEGINAGDSDYSAIITKLKSQGVDFVYFGGYHPEMGLLMRQAREQGVKATFMGPEGVGNKDVTAIAGPASEGMLVTLPADFSADPANAALVKAFADKKRDPNGPFQMPSYAAVKIIADAIAGAKTTDPTKVAAYMHKTTFDTPIGKVAYDAQGDLKAFKFVVYTWHKDATKTAAK; this is translated from the coding sequence ATGACGCTGTCCCGTCTTACGTCCATTTCCGTCGCCGCCGTGCTGTTCGCCGCCGGCGCCGCCACCGCGCAAGCGGAAACCGTGAAGATCGCCATCGCTGGTCCGATGAGCGGCTCGGTCGCCCAGTACGGCGACATGGTGAAGGCCGGCGCGCTGACCGCGATCGAGCAGATCAATGCAGCCGGCGGTGCGGGCGGCAACAAGTTCGAAGTCGTGATGATGGACGACGCGTGCGAACCGAAGCAGGCCGTCGCCGTCGCCAACAAGATCGTCAGCCAGAAGATCAAGTACGTGATCGGTCACGTGTGCTCGGGTTCGACGATCCCGGCTTCCGACATCTACGAGAACGAAGGCATCGTGATGGTCACGCCGTCGGCCACCGCGCCGCAGCTGACCGAAGGCAAGAAGCGCCACTTCATCTTCCGCACGATCGGCCGTGACGACCAGCAAGGCCCGGCCGCCGCGCACTACATCATCAACAACGTGAAGCCGAAGAAGGTCGCCGTCCTGCACGACAAGCAGTCGTACGGCCAGGGCATCGCGTCGTCGGTGAAGAAGGACCTCGAAGCCGCGAAGATCCCGGTCGTGCTGTTCGAAGGCATCAACGCCGGCGATTCGGACTACTCGGCGATCATCACGAAGCTGAAGTCGCAAGGCGTCGATTTCGTCTACTTCGGCGGCTACCACCCGGAAATGGGCCTGCTGATGCGCCAGGCGCGCGAGCAGGGCGTGAAGGCCACGTTCATGGGGCCTGAAGGCGTGGGCAACAAGGACGTGACGGCGATCGCCGGCCCGGCTTCGGAAGGCATGCTCGTCACGCTGCCGGCCGACTTCTCGGCCGATCCGGCCAACGCGGCGCTCGTGAAGGCGTTCGCGGACAAGAAGCGCGACCCGAACGGCCCGTTCCAGATGCCGTCGTACGCAGCGGTGAAGATCATCGCCGACGCGATCGCGGGCGCGAAGACAACCGACCCGACGAAGGTCGCCGCGTACATGCACAAGACGACGTTCGACACGCCGATCGGCAAGGTCGCGTATGACGCACAGGGCGACCTGAAGGCGTTCAAGTTCGTCGTCTACACGTGGCACAAGGACGCGACGAAGACCGCCGCCAAGTAA
- a CDS encoding VOC family protein produces the protein MKVKRIVANIDTRSVDDAKRFYQHLFGLDLLMDHGWIATCGNAEQMDVQISFASQGGSGTPTPDLSIEVDDVDEALARVRAAGVPVEYGPADEPWGVRRFYVRDPFGKLVNVLAHR, from the coding sequence ATGAAAGTCAAACGGATCGTCGCCAACATCGACACTCGATCGGTCGACGACGCAAAGCGTTTCTACCAGCACCTCTTCGGTCTCGACCTGCTGATGGATCATGGTTGGATCGCGACCTGCGGCAATGCCGAGCAGATGGACGTGCAGATCAGTTTCGCGTCGCAGGGCGGGTCGGGCACGCCGACGCCCGATCTGTCGATCGAGGTCGACGATGTCGATGAAGCGCTCGCGCGCGTACGTGCGGCTGGCGTTCCCGTCGAGTACGGCCCGGCTGACGAGCCTTGGGGCGTGCGGCGGTTTTACGTGCGCGATCCGTTCGGCAAGCTCGTCAACGTACTTGCGCATCGCTGA